The following coding sequences lie in one Loxodonta africana isolate mLoxAfr1 chromosome X, mLoxAfr1.hap2, whole genome shotgun sequence genomic window:
- the LOC100653580 gene encoding melanoma-associated antigen B4-like yields MPHDHNGDVQVFENLSKAQGETQVLKGPQATLAEEGEPPSSSSLSFGGAPLRTQSLPAAGSISTPQEPQRALSTTTATSGTRSDEGANSQNAEGPSTSQAPASTKRSCRDPLTKRAGLLEQFLLYKYKMKQPITKADMLKIVKQKYKDQFPEILKRAAERIEIVFAADVKEVDPITQSYALVSKMDLPNDGRVCGRKGLPKTGLLMTLLGVIFLKGNRATEEEIWEFLKTMRVFAGKKHFIYGEPRKLITKDLVKLKYLEYRQVPNSDPPSYEFLWGPRAHAETTKMKVLEFLAKINDTDPSAFASRYEEALRDEEERAQAIDAARAGSSATASAYSRASAATANTPSEI; encoded by the coding sequence ATGCCTCATGATCACAATGGTGATGTCCAAGTCTTTGAAAATCTCAGCAAGGCCCAAGGTGAGACCCAGGTTCTCAAGGGTCCTCAGGCCACCTTAGCAGAGGAAGGAGAACccccttcctcttcttctctttcttttgggGGTGCTCCCCTGAGGACCCAGAGCTTACCTGCTGCTGGGTCAATTAGCACTCCCCAGGAGCCTCAGAGAGCCCTCTCCACCACCACTGCTACTTCAGGCACAAGATCTGATGAAGGTGCCAACAGCCAAAATGCAGAAGGCCCAAGCACCTCCCAGGCTCCAGCCTCCACTAAGCGTTCATGCCGAGATCCTCTAACCAAGAGGGCCGGTTTATTGGAGCAGTTCCTGCTGTACAAGTATAAAATGAAACAGCCCATTACCAAGGCAGACATGCTGAAGATTGTCAAACAAAAGTACAAGGACCAGTTCCCAGAAATCCTCAAGAGAGCAGCTGAGCGCATCGAGATTGTGTTTGCAGCTGATGTGAAGGAAGTCGACCCCATCACTCAGTCCTATGCCCTTGTCAGCAAAATGGATCTTCCCAACGATGGGCGCGTGTGTGGTAGAAAAGGGTTGCCCAAGACCGGTCTACTGATGACTCTCCTGGGTGTGATCTTCTTGAAGGGCAACCGGGCCACCGAGGAGGAGATCTGGGAATTCCTGAAGACGATGCGTGTATTTGCTGGGAAGAAGCACTTCATCTATGGGGAGCCCAGGAAGCTCATTACCAAAGATTTGGTGAAGCTGAAGTACCTGGAGTACCGGCAGGTGCCCAACAGTgatcctccaagctatgaattcCTGTGGGGTCCCAGAGCCCACGCTGAAACCACCAAGATGAAAGTCCTGGAGTTTTTGGCCAAGATCAATGATACTGATCCCAGCGCCTTCGCCTCCCGATATGAAGAAGCTTTGAGAGATGAGGAAGAGAGAGCCCAAGCTATAGATGCAGCCAGGGCTGGCAGTAGTGCCACGGCCAGCGCATACTCCAGGGCCAGTGCAGCTACTGCTAACACCCCTAGTGAAATATGA